The following are encoded in a window of Hemicordylus capensis ecotype Gifberg chromosome 12, rHemCap1.1.pri, whole genome shotgun sequence genomic DNA:
- the NIPSNAP2 gene encoding protein NipSnap homolog 2 isoform X2: MAAGALLTESSSRGGARLGPWWAMQQHAGPSSRLFCLRGLVSSSSRSGEDSWLKSLFVRKVDPRKDAHSNLLAKRETSSLYKLQFHNVKPECLESYNKICQEVLPKIHKGKEYPCTLVGTWNTWYGEQDQAVHLWRYEGGYPALTEVMSKLRYDKGFMEFRKARGNMLLSRKNQLLLEFSFWNEPVPRTGPNIYELRSYQLRPGTMIEWGNYWARAIGFRQDDKEAVGGFFSQIGQLYMVHHLWAYKDLQTREDIRNAAWHKPGWDELVYYTVPLIQEMESRIMIPLQISPLQ; this comes from the exons ATGGCGGCCGGGGCGCTGCTGACGGAGAGCAGCAGCCGCGGCGGGGCCCGCCTCGGCCCCTGGTGGGCGATGCAACAGCACGCGGGCCCTTCTTCCCGCCTTTTTTGCCTCAG GGGTCTTGTGTCTTCGAGTAGCCGATCGGGAGAGGACAGCTGGTTAAAGTCCCTCTTTGTCCGCAAAGTGGATCCCCGGAAGGATGCTCACTCCAACCTCTTAGCCAAAAGAGAGACCAGCAGTCTCTATAAACTGCAGT TTCACAACGTCAAGCCAGAATGCCTAGAATCTTACAACAAGATCTG TCAGGAAGTGCTGCCAAAGATCCACAAAGGGAAGGAGTATCCCTGTACGCTGGTGGGGACCTGGAACACGTGGTATGGAGAACAAGATCAAGCTG TCCATCTTTGGCGGTATGAAGGAGGCTACCCGGCCCTGACGGAGGTCATGAGTAAGCTACGGTATGACAAG GGCTTCATGGAATTCCGCAAAGCCAGAGGAAACATGCTTCTCTCCCGTAAGAATCAGCTGCTCTTGGAGTTCAGCTTCTGGAACGAGCCTGTCCCCAGGACGGGGCCGAACATCTACGAGCTGAGGTCTTACCAGCTTCGC cCTGGAACAATGATCGAATGGGGTAACTACTG GGCCCGTGCCATCGGTTTCCGGCAGGACGACAAAGAAGCCGTCGGCGGCTTTTTCTCGCAGATCGGGCAGCTGTACATGGTCCATCACCTCTGGG CCTACAAAGATCTCCAGACAAGAGAAGACATAAGGAACGCGGCGTGGCATAAACCGGGCTGGGACGAGCTGGTGTATTACACAG TTCCCCTCATCCAGGAAATGGAGTCCCGAATCATGATACCCCTGCAGATCTCTCCGCTTCAGTAA
- the NIPSNAP2 gene encoding protein NipSnap homolog 2 isoform X1: MRTGSQACITFAARSLKGEEALSGRCEWAARRSTESDTLKTANFFLFLFADLDEVKLTRLPAGILQTGGNWPAETVLGGLVSSSSRSGEDSWLKSLFVRKVDPRKDAHSNLLAKRETSSLYKLQFHNVKPECLESYNKICQEVLPKIHKGKEYPCTLVGTWNTWYGEQDQAVHLWRYEGGYPALTEVMSKLRYDKGFMEFRKARGNMLLSRKNQLLLEFSFWNEPVPRTGPNIYELRSYQLRPGTMIEWGNYWARAIGFRQDDKEAVGGFFSQIGQLYMVHHLWAYKDLQTREDIRNAAWHKPGWDELVYYTVPLIQEMESRIMIPLQISPLQ; the protein is encoded by the exons atgcgcactggCTCTCAAGCGTGCATCACCTTTGCAGCCAGGTCATTAAAGGGAGAGGAAGCTCTTTCAGGAAGATGTGAATGGGCAGCAAGACGATCTACAGAAAGCGATACACTTAAAACAGCAAActtttttttgtttctgtttgccgACTTGGACGAAGTGAAATTGACCAGACTTCCTGCAGGCATTTTGCAGACAGGCGGGAACTGGCCAGCAGAGACTGTTCTAGG GGGTCTTGTGTCTTCGAGTAGCCGATCGGGAGAGGACAGCTGGTTAAAGTCCCTCTTTGTCCGCAAAGTGGATCCCCGGAAGGATGCTCACTCCAACCTCTTAGCCAAAAGAGAGACCAGCAGTCTCTATAAACTGCAGT TTCACAACGTCAAGCCAGAATGCCTAGAATCTTACAACAAGATCTG TCAGGAAGTGCTGCCAAAGATCCACAAAGGGAAGGAGTATCCCTGTACGCTGGTGGGGACCTGGAACACGTGGTATGGAGAACAAGATCAAGCTG TCCATCTTTGGCGGTATGAAGGAGGCTACCCGGCCCTGACGGAGGTCATGAGTAAGCTACGGTATGACAAG GGCTTCATGGAATTCCGCAAAGCCAGAGGAAACATGCTTCTCTCCCGTAAGAATCAGCTGCTCTTGGAGTTCAGCTTCTGGAACGAGCCTGTCCCCAGGACGGGGCCGAACATCTACGAGCTGAGGTCTTACCAGCTTCGC cCTGGAACAATGATCGAATGGGGTAACTACTG GGCCCGTGCCATCGGTTTCCGGCAGGACGACAAAGAAGCCGTCGGCGGCTTTTTCTCGCAGATCGGGCAGCTGTACATGGTCCATCACCTCTGGG CCTACAAAGATCTCCAGACAAGAGAAGACATAAGGAACGCGGCGTGGCATAAACCGGGCTGGGACGAGCTGGTGTATTACACAG TTCCCCTCATCCAGGAAATGGAGTCCCGAATCATGATACCCCTGCAGATCTCTCCGCTTCAGTAA
- the MRPS17 gene encoding 28S ribosomal protein S17, mitochondrial — translation MSALRGAVHAKWIIGKVIGTKMRKTAKVRVTRLVLDPYLLKFYNKRKTYFAHDAQQQCIEGDIVLLKALPERRSKHVKHELAEIVYKVGRIIDPVTGKPCVGQKLLDSVTDSDNLTDRDTSYLSEKLQELTVSSPDK, via the exons ATGTCTGCCTTGCGGGGAGCCGTCCACGCCAAATGGATCATAGGGAAAGTCATTGGGACCAAAATGCGGAAGACGGCGAAAGTGAGAGTCACGAGATTGGTGCTGGATCCTTATTTACTGAAG TTCTATAACAAACGGAAGACGTACTTTGCTCACGATGCACAGCAGCAGTGCATCGAGGGCGACATAGTTCTTCTGAAAGCGTTGCCCGAGCGGAGAAGCAAGCACGTGAAACATGAACTGGCTGAGATAGTCTACAAGGTTGGGCGAATCATCGATCCGGTGACAGGGAAACCCTGCGTGGGGCAGAAGCTCTTAGACAGCGTCACAGACTCGGACAACCTCACCGACAGAGATACCAGCTATCTCAGTGAAAAACTCCAAGAACTCACCGTTTCCTCTCCAGACAAATGA